In Sphingobacterium sp. R2, the genomic stretch CCGTTTAGCAAGGAAAAGTCGGCGCTGGGGAAAATACTATTTTTCGACCCCAGGCTTTCGGCTACAAAACAGTTGGCCTGTGTGAGCTGTCACGATCCGCAACTGGGCTGGGGCGATGGCAAGAGTCTGGCCCATGGACATAGTCGACGGGTAGGAAAGCGAAATGCCATGACCCTCTACAATGTCGGTTACTACCGTTCCTTCTTCTGGGATGGACGGTCATCTTCATTGGAAGCGCAGGTATTGTTTCCGCTAACCGACAGTGTGGAGATGAACACCGATCACCAAGTAGCTGTTCGCCATATTCAGGAGATCGCTGGTTACGCCCCTTTGTTCCAATCGGCCTTTGGAGACAGTACGGTCAATATCTTGCGCATTCAACAGGCGATTGCAACTTTTGAAAGGGGCATTCGTAGTTATAACAGCAAGTTTGACCGCTTTGTCCAGGGAAATAAGAATGCGATGACGGATGAAGAGGTATGGGGGCTGCATCTTTTTCGGACAAAAGCACGTTGTATCAACTGTCACAATACGCCTCTATTTTCAGATAATCAGTTCCACAACGATGGACAGACGTTATATGGTACCAAGCAGCAGGATCTCGGCCATTACCATATTAGTGGTAAACAGGAAGATATAGGCGCATTCCGGACGCCTTCGTTGCGTGAGATTACGCTAACTGGCCCGTGGATGCACCACGGTAATTTTCCATCGTTATTAGATGTCGTACAGCTCTATAACCTCGGTAATCCCGAACCAATACAACGCAGCGTGACGATAGACCCAAAAACAAGGCCTATACATTCGCCAAAGTTGAAAAAGCTAAATCTAACCAATGAAGAGATTAACGCTGTCCTCAAATTTCTGGGAGCAATCAGTAGCAGTACGCAACAACGTATGATGACTCCTAAATTGCCCGAATAAAAAAATCCTCATCTTCCGATGAGGATTTTCATACCCTTTTCTATTCCACAACCTTTTCTATAGCTCCTTCCTATTGTCATCTGATTCAATATCAATCAGTTTATTGTAAGGATCTATGCCTACCTGTTCGGGTTTTTGATCAACAACTAGTGTCAGGGAGTTATTGATCCGATCAATTCTATGCTTTTTGAGATAAAGTTCCTGCCGGTTATTTCCATCTTTGGCTTTTTTACTAGAGAAAACGCCAACTTCAATATAATCTGCAAGAGGCAAAGACTTTAGTGTCAGCCGATCCGATTTTTTAAATGACAGCGCCTGCCCCCCTGCGTCACTATAGCTCTTTTTTCCATTGCCATCGACACGATATTTAGCTACTTCAAACTGGATATCAACCTGATATTTGCCGTTTTTAAGTTTCTTAGCGCTCACTTTGTCAACTTTATTGTTATACAAAGTAATCGTTTCAAACATATCCTTGATCAGGTAGCGCAGTGAGTCTGGAGTTACCTGCCTTAAGCTATCCACAAACTCGGTTGAGGTTGTGTAGGGCGGACTTTGAAAAGCTGTGCGTTGCAAATAAGCTCGCGCAGTCTTGTTAAAAAGATCCTCACCCAAATAATCACTCAATGCATACAGCACCAAAGATCCTTTTTGGTAATGGATATACATTTGATTCTCATTGTACATCAATGGCTTCTCCCCTAGCTTTTCGGCACTTCGCCCCTTCAAATAGCCGTCAAGTGCATCTTTAAGAAACTTACGCATCTGCCCTTTGCCATATCTTTTTTCCAACACCTTGAGCGATGAATATTCAGACATACTTTCGGACATCAAAGTAGCACCCTGCACATTGGCTCCTACCACTTGATGTGCCCACCACTGATGGGCAATCTCATGAGCTGTTACCGCGTATGGATAATCTACTGCATTTTCCTTTTTTTCA encodes the following:
- a CDS encoding cytochrome-c peroxidase, producing the protein MIRRLLVFGLLGVVLILLSFVQDQDIPDIALWRKLYSSGDSRRWPKPHLDDDVKANFVDIGTLPNVQYPADNPFSKEKSALGKILFFDPRLSATKQLACVSCHDPQLGWGDGKSLAHGHSRRVGKRNAMTLYNVGYYRSFFWDGRSSSLEAQVLFPLTDSVEMNTDHQVAVRHIQEIAGYAPLFQSAFGDSTVNILRIQQAIATFERGIRSYNSKFDRFVQGNKNAMTDEEVWGLHLFRTKARCINCHNTPLFSDNQFHNDGQTLYGTKQQDLGHYHISGKQEDIGAFRTPSLREITLTGPWMHHGNFPSLLDVVQLYNLGNPEPIQRSVTIDPKTRPIHSPKLKKLNLTNEEINAVLKFLGAISSSTQQRMMTPKLPE